A portion of the Cervus elaphus chromosome X, mCerEla1.1, whole genome shotgun sequence genome contains these proteins:
- the LOC122690047 gene encoding E3 ubiquitin-protein ligase makorin-1-like — translation MHGVCKEGDNCRYSHDLSDSPYGVVCKYFQRGYCIYGDRCRYEHSKPLKQEEATATDLTAKSSLAASSSLSSVGPTVDMNMGEAESRNSNFATVGAGSEDWVNAIEFVPGQPYCGRTAPSSAEAPLQGSVTKEDAEKEQSAVETKKQLCPYAAVGECRYGENCAYLHGDACDMCGLQVLHPVDAAQRSQHIKSCIEAHEKDMELSFAVQRSKDMVCGICMEVVYEKASPSERRFGILSNCNHTYCLKCIRKWRSAKQFESKIIKSCPECRITSNFVIPSEYWVEEKEEKQKLIQKYKEAMSNKACRYFDEGRGSCPFGGNCFYKHAYPDGRREEPQRQKVRTSSRYRAQRRNHFWELIEERENGNPFDDEEEVVTFELGEMLLMLLAAGGDDDLTDSEDEWDLFHDELEDFYDLDL, via the coding sequence ATGCATGGGGTTTGTAAGGAAGGAGATAACTGTCGCTACTCACACGACCTCTCTGACAGTCCATATGGTGTAGTGTGCAAGTATTTTCAGCGAGGGTACTGTATTTATGGAGACCGCTGCAGATATGAACATAGTAAGCCGCTGAAACAGGAAGAAGCAACTGCTACAGATCTAACTGCAAAGTCATCCCTTGCTGCTTCCTCGAGTCTCTCATCAGTTGGACCGACTGTTGATATGAATATGGGTGAAGCTGAGTCAAGAAATTCAAACTTTGCAACTGTAGGAGCTGGTTCAGAAGACTGGGTGAATGCCATCGAGTTTGTTCCGGGGCAGCCCTACTGTGGCCGGACTGCCCCTTCCTCCGCTGAAGCCCCGCTGCAGGGCTCAGTGACCAAGGAAGACGCAGAGAAGGAGCAAAGTGCAGTGGAGACTAAGAAGCAGCTCTGCCCCTACGCTGCAGTGGGGGAGTGCCGCTATGGGGAGAACTGCGCGTATCTGCACGGAGACGCGTGTGACATGTGCGGGCTGCAGGTCCTCCATCCCGTGGATGCCGCCCAGAGGTCACAGCACATAAAATCCTGCATCGAGGCCCACGAGAAGGACATGGAGCTCTCGTTCGCGGTGCAGCGCAGCAAGGACATGGTGTGTGGCATCTGCATGGAGGTGGTCTACGAGAAAGCCAGCCCCAGCGAGCGCCGCTTCGGGATTCTCTCCAACTGCAACCACACCTACTGTCTCAAGTGTATTCGCAAGTGGAGGAGTGCTAAGCAATTTGAGAGCAAGATCATAAAGTCCTGCCCAGAATGCCGGATCACATCTAACTTTGTCATTCCAAGTGAGTACTGggtggaggagaaagaagagaagcagaaactcATTCAGAAATACAAGGAGGCAATGAGCAACAAGGCGTGCAGGTATTTTGATGAAGGCCGTGGGAGCTGCCCATTTGGAGGGAACTGTTTTTACAAGCATGCGTACCCTGATGGCCGTAGAGAGgagccacagagacagaaagtgagaaCATCAAGCAGATACCGGGCCCAACGAAGGAACCACTTCTGGGAGCTCATCGAGGAACGGGAGAACGGCAACCCTTTTGACGACGAAGAGGAGGTTGTCACCTTTGAGCTGGGCGAGATGTTGCTTATGCTTTTGGCTGCAGGTGGGGACGACGACCTGACAGACTCTGAAGACGAGTGGGACTTGTTTCACGATGAGCTGGAAGATTTTTATGACTTGGATCTATAG